The Pseudomonas sp. LFM046 region GCCGGAATCTTCTCCAGCCCTGCCTGCTGACTGGCACGCCAGCGACGCTCTCCCGCAATGATCTCGTAACGGCCTGCACCGATCGGGCGCACAACGATGGGCTGCATGACGCCCTGGGCCTTGATGGACTGGGCCAGTTCCTCGAGGGCGGTGGGGTCCATGTCGCGGCGGGGCTGGTACTTGCCGCGCTGGATCAGGTCCAGGGGCAGGTGTTGAAGCTCACGGGTATCGACCTTGACGGCTTCTTCTTCGAGGGTAGCGACGGTACTGCCGCCCAGCAGGGCGTCCAAGCCACGGCCCAGACCTCGTTTTTTCGCGGCCATGCGGATTCCTTATGCGGTAGCGGTTTTGGCGTTGGCGCGCTGGCGGCGGACCAGTTCGCCTGCCAGCGCCAGGTAGGCGATGGCGCCACGGGATTGCTTGTCGTAGACCAGGGCGGGCATGCCGAAGCTGGGGGCCTCGGCCAGGCGCACGTTACGCGGAATGACGGCGTCGTAGAGTTTGTCGCCGAAGTGTTCCTTGAGCTGCGCCGAGACTTCGTTGGTCAGGCTGATGCGCGGGTCGTACATGGTGCGCAGCAGACCCTCGATCTTCAGGCTGGGGTTCAGCAGCTGGCCGATGCGCTGGATGCTGTTGACCAGGTCCGACAGGCCTTCCAGTGCGTAGTACTCGCACTGCATGGGGATGATCACGCCATCGGAAGCCGACAGGGCGTTGATGGTCAGCATCGACAGCGAAGGCGGGCAGTCGATGAGGATGTAGTCATAGTTCTCGCGGATCGGTGCCAGGGCTTCGCGCAGGCGATGCTCCTTGTTCGGCATGTCCAGCAGCGCCACTTCCGCCGCGGTCAGGTCGCGGTTGGCGGGCAGGAGCTGGTAGCCACCGTGCTCGGAGAACTGCATCGCCGTCGCCAGGTCGCATTCCCCGGTGAGGACGTCGTAGATCGAGTGCTCCAGGGCGAGCTTGTCGACGCCGCTGCCCATGGTGGCGTTGCCCTGAGGGTCAAGATCGATCAGCAGCACACGGCGCTTGGTAGCGACCAGCGAGGCTGCCAGGTTGACACAGGTGGTGGTCTTGCCGACCCCGCCTTTCTGATTGGCGATTGCGAATACCTTGGCCATGGCCACCTTCCCCCTCATTGCGTGCGGCGCAGTATCAGCAGATGGCGCTGACCTTGGCAACCGGGAACCTCCAGCTGATGCGCGGACTCCACGCGGAAGTCCGCGGGCAGGGTCTGCAGCTCGTCGTCCGGGTGCAGGCCCTTCATGGCCAGCCAGCGAGTCTCGCCATCGCCCAGGTGGCGGGTCCAGTTGCTGAAGTCTTCCAGCGAGCTGAACGCGCGGGAGACGATGCCGTTGAACGGCTGCTCGGGGGCGAAGGCTTCGACGCGGTTGTGGACCACTTCCAGGTTGGCGAGTTTCAGCTCCAGCTTCACGTGGGTGAGGAAGCGGGTCTTCTTGCCGTTGGAGTCGAGCAGGGTGAAGCGCCGTTCGGGGAACAGGATGGCCAGTGGAATACCGGGCATGCCGCCGCCGCTGCCGACGTCCAGCCAGTTATCCCCAAGCGCTGCCACGAAAGGCACGACGCTCAGGCTGTCCAGCAGGTGACGCGACACCATCTCGTCAGGATCGCGTACCGCGGTGAGGTTGTAGGCCTTGTTCCACTTGATCAGCAGAGCCAGGTAGGCCAGCAGGCGTTCCTGCTTTTCCGGGGTGAGTTCGACAGCGAGCTGCTGCGCGCCACGGGACAGTTCGTCAGCGTGGCGCAGGGTGACCAGGGACATCAGGCGCTTTGCTCCAGCTGACGGCCAGCGCCGCGCTTCTTCAGATGGATCAGCAGCAGGGAAATGGCTGCCGGTGTCACGCCCGGGATGCGGGAGGCTTGGCCCAGGGTTTCCGGACGGGAATTGCCGAGCTTGTGCTGGATCTCCTTGGACAGGCCGGAGATGGTGGCGTAGTCCAGGTCCTCGGGCAAACGGATGTCTTCGCTGGCACGCAGCCGGGCGATCTCGTCCTGCTGGCGGTCGATGTAACCGGCGTACTTGGTCTTGATCTCCACCTGTTCGGCCACCTGCGGATCTTCCGCGCCGCCACCGGTCACTTCCACCAGGCCGGCGTAGTCGATTTCCGGACGGCTCAGCAGGTTGAGCAGGTTGTACTCATGGGCAAGCGGCGTACCGAAACGCTCGGCAATGGCATCGCCTTCCGGCGTGCCCGGACGGACCCAGGTGCTCTTCAGGCGCTGCTCTTCGCGGACGATACCTTCGCGCTTGGCTTCGAAAGCGGCCCAGCGCGTGTCATCCACCAGGCCCAGTTCGCGGCCCTTCTCGGTGAGGCGCAGGTCCGCGTTGTCCTCGCGCAGGATCAGGCGGTATTCCGCGCGGGACGTGAACATGCGGTAGGGCTCCTGGGTGCCCAGGGTGATCAGGTCGTCCACCAGCACGCCGATGTACGCCTCGTCGCGGCGCGGGCACCAGGCTTCGCGGCCTTGGGCGCGCAGAGCGGCGTTGGCACCGGCGAGCAGGCCTTGGGCACCGGCTTCTTCGTAGCCGGTGGTGCCGTTGATCTGGCCGGCGAAGAACAGACCGCCGATCACCTTGGTCTCCAGGCTGTACTTCAGGTCGCGCGGGTCGAAGTAGTCGTACTCGATCGCATAGCCGGGACGCACGATGTGGGCGTTCTCCATGCCGCGAATGGAACGCACGATCTCCAGCTGCACGTCGAAAGGCAGCGAAGTGGAGATGCCGTTGGGGTACAGCTCATGGGTGGTCAGCCCTTCCGGCTCGAGGAAGACCTGGTGGCTGTCCTTGTCGGCGAAGCGATGGATCTTGTCCTCGATGGACGGGCAGTAGCGCGGACCAATGCCCTCGATCACGCCTGAGTACATGGGCGAGCGATCGAGATTGCTGGCGATGATCTCGTGGGTGCGGGCATTGGTGTGGGTGATCCAGCAGCTCACCTGGCGCGGATGCTGCTCCTTGGAACCCAGGAAGGACATCACCGGAATCGGGGTATCACCGGGCTGCTCGGTCATGACCGAGAAGTCCACGGAACGGCCATCGATGCGCGGAGGGGTGCCGGTCTTCAGACGGCCAACACGCAGGGGCAGTTCCCGCAAGCGCTGAGCCAGCGCGATGGATGGCGGATCGCCGGCGCGACCGCCGGAGTAGTTCTGCAGACCGATGTGGATAAGTCCGCCAAGGAAGGTACCGGTGGTGAGCACCACGGACTCTGCCTGGAAACGCAGACCCATTTGCGTCACGACGCCCTTCACCTGGTCGTTCTCGACGATCAGGTCATCGCACGCTTGCTGGAATATCCACAGGTTCGGCTGGTTCTCGAGGATCTCGCGGATCGCGGCCTTATAGAGAACACGGTCTGCCTGGGCACGGGTGGCACGTACGGCTGGACCCTTGCGGCTATTGAGGACACGGAACTGGATGCCGCCGAGGTCGGTTGCGGTCGCCATGGCGCCGCCAAGTGCGTCGATCTCTTTGACCAGGTGGCTCTTGCCAATACCGCCGATGGCTGGGTTGCAGCTCATCTGGCCCAGGGTTTCCACATTGTGAGTCAGCAGCAAGGTCTTCACGCCCATGCGTGCAGCTGCCAGCGCAGCCTCGGTGCCGGCATGGCCGCCGCCGATCACGATCACGTCAAAACGGGAAGGGAAGTCCACCACGCACCTCGTGCCTGTCCAGGCATGGGAAATAGAGAAAGCCGCACAGTATAGGGGATTTCTTTCTGAGGCATGAAGCCGTCTGGCCAAAAAGTAGCCAACCTCTCGTACATGGCTTTTCTCAGGGAGTTATCCAGATGGGGAAAAGTCCCTGTGGGTAAAAGAAAATAAGAGAGAAGAATTTTTAAAAAAGCCTGTTTTTATGTTTATAC contains the following coding sequences:
- a CDS encoding ParA family protein — encoded protein: MAKVFAIANQKGGVGKTTTCVNLAASLVATKRRVLLIDLDPQGNATMGSGVDKLALEHSIYDVLTGECDLATAMQFSEHGGYQLLPANRDLTAAEVALLDMPNKEHRLREALAPIRENYDYILIDCPPSLSMLTINALSASDGVIIPMQCEYYALEGLSDLVNSIQRIGQLLNPSLKIEGLLRTMYDPRISLTNEVSAQLKEHFGDKLYDAVIPRNVRLAEAPSFGMPALVYDKQSRGAIAYLALAGELVRRQRANAKTATA
- the rsmG gene encoding 16S rRNA (guanine(527)-N(7))-methyltransferase RsmG yields the protein MSLVTLRHADELSRGAQQLAVELTPEKQERLLAYLALLIKWNKAYNLTAVRDPDEMVSRHLLDSLSVVPFVAALGDNWLDVGSGGGMPGIPLAILFPERRFTLLDSNGKKTRFLTHVKLELKLANLEVVHNRVEAFAPEQPFNGIVSRAFSSLEDFSNWTRHLGDGETRWLAMKGLHPDDELQTLPADFRVESAHQLEVPGCQGQRHLLILRRTQ
- the mnmG gene encoding tRNA uridine-5-carboxymethylaminomethyl(34) synthesis enzyme MnmG, which produces MDFPSRFDVIVIGGGHAGTEAALAAARMGVKTLLLTHNVETLGQMSCNPAIGGIGKSHLVKEIDALGGAMATATDLGGIQFRVLNSRKGPAVRATRAQADRVLYKAAIREILENQPNLWIFQQACDDLIVENDQVKGVVTQMGLRFQAESVVLTTGTFLGGLIHIGLQNYSGGRAGDPPSIALAQRLRELPLRVGRLKTGTPPRIDGRSVDFSVMTEQPGDTPIPVMSFLGSKEQHPRQVSCWITHTNARTHEIIASNLDRSPMYSGVIEGIGPRYCPSIEDKIHRFADKDSHQVFLEPEGLTTHELYPNGISTSLPFDVQLEIVRSIRGMENAHIVRPGYAIEYDYFDPRDLKYSLETKVIGGLFFAGQINGTTGYEEAGAQGLLAGANAALRAQGREAWCPRRDEAYIGVLVDDLITLGTQEPYRMFTSRAEYRLILREDNADLRLTEKGRELGLVDDTRWAAFEAKREGIVREEQRLKSTWVRPGTPEGDAIAERFGTPLAHEYNLLNLLSRPEIDYAGLVEVTGGGAEDPQVAEQVEIKTKYAGYIDRQQDEIARLRASEDIRLPEDLDYATISGLSKEIQHKLGNSRPETLGQASRIPGVTPAAISLLLIHLKKRGAGRQLEQSA